The Sulfurospirillum sp. UCH001 genome segment AGCAAATAAAATATAAAGAGGTTTGATGGCAAACGATCCTTTAACATTAGTTTCTTCATTGCCACTGTTTGATTCACTTCAACGTGAAGACATCGAAAAAATAGCCTCATTTTGCAGCGTGCGTCATCATAAAGCGGGTGACGTACTCTTTTATGAAAAAGACACCAAAGACGCGATTTACTACATTATTCAAGGTTCGGTCAAATTTTATAAGGTTGATCGTTTTGATAATGAAATTTTCCTCTATAAACTCTACTCAAACTCACTTATTTTTAACGTCTCCAAATTGATTGATAGCTTTTTTATCAGCTGTTATGCCAATGCGGAATTTTTAGAGGATAGCACAATTTTATGCATTCAAAGTCAGCCATTTCGCGAGATGATTTATGCAAATCACCGTTTGATGACAAAGATTTTAGAAGAGTCATTTAAGATGATACAACAGATGCAGTGTATCATCAGTCGTGACGTCGTGTTTGATGGAACGGCAAAAGTGGCTCATATGCTTGTTAATGAACTTGATACATTTAATAAACTCAAAAAACATGAAATTGCGTATATGTTGCACATTCAACCTGAAACACTTTCACGTATTTTAAATAAACTGACTCGTAATGGAACGATTGAGATTGAAAAAAACAGCGTTGTGATCTTGAATATTCAAGAGCTCAAAGATATTTATGAATAAATTTTTTAGGACATTGTAAAATGAAACCAACCGCTATTAGTGCAAAGATGCGCCTCGCTGGGGGATTGTTGTCGTTTGTCATTATATTTATCATCTCTTTAACCGTTATGATGAATCAAATGAGTAAAAAAGACTCTTACATCATTAACATTGCGGGTAAGCAGCGTATGCTCTCTCAAAAGATGAGCAAGGAAGTTTTCTTCATCGTACACCGACATACGAATGACTTTCGTGAACTCAATACGGCTGTGAACCTTTTTGAAAATAGCCTCAAAGATCTTTTGTATGGCAATGATGCCAAAGGCATTTATGCTCCACAAAATGAGCGTATTAAAAGCAAACTTGAAGAGGTCATGAGCCTTTGGTTACCATTTCGTGAAGAGATTGAAGCTTTAAAATCTGGCATTGAAGCAGTACGCCCTGATATGGAAGTCTTAACACCTCGCATCGAGAAGTTGTTGGTACTCTCCGATAATGTTGTTCAACGTATGGTTGCTGCAAATTTAAGTAATGTGCATATCGACCTTTCTGGTCGTCAACGTATGCTTTCTCAACGTATGGGTCTCTATGTTAACCGTTATTTGCGCACATCAAACGCACAGGATTTACTTGTTTTTGCAGATGCGAAGGCTTTGTATAACAAAACGATAAAAAGCTTTTTAGATGATCCTGCAGTAAAGAGCTCTCCTGAGGTATATGCTATTGTTAAAGAGACTAATGCCTACTGGGAAGAGTACATCCTTTATTTAGACCATATCATGAAAGAAGAGAGCGAAATCAATAAGCACTTGGCATTTGTGTATGAAAAAAACGTCCAACTGCTTAATGCGATGGATGAAGCCGTCTGGCTCTATACCGATCACAGTGAAGCTAAAAACGATATGTTCCTCAAATTCCAATATATCGCGCTTTTGGTTGGACTTATCATCATTGTCTATGCGTTTGTGATGACCAAAGAGATTATCGAGCATTTAGAAGGATTTGTTCAAAAAGCCAAAGAGCTTGCTCATGGTGACATCAGTAGTTTTTCTGCCAAGCCTGTCACACTCTCTGAAAACAGTGAAGATGAACTCAAAGAAGCTTCTACACACATCTCACTCTTTGTTCAAAAAGTCAATCTTGCGATGAAAGACTCAGAAGATGCCCTTAAAAAAGCTGAAAATGCAGTTTCTCAGCTGCAACAACTTGCTCTTGAAGTTGAAGATGTTATCGAAGATATGGGCATTGATGAGAATGAAAAGAAGACATTTGATAGAAATGTCAATGCCACGGAAGATATCGCCATTCAATCGGCTGAAAATCTCATTCATGTCAACCGTATGCTTCAGAAATTGAAAAAAAGTCTCAATTCGATGGTTGAGAGTAATCAATTGGAAGAAAAAAAAGGCGAGTAACAATTTATTTAAACTCTTGATGTATCATAATTTTAAAGATACACCAAGAGGCTTGAATGAAAAAAGTATATATTATTCATGGCTATTACGCTTCGCCACATGAACACTGGTTTCCATGGTTTGTTGAAAAAGTCCAAGCAGGATATGGCATAAATATAGAAGTGTTACGTATGCCAACCCCTGAATCTCCGCATGTTGATGCATGGCTTGAAAAATTGCACAGCAAAATTGGAACACCCAACAATCAAACATTTATTATCGCGCATAGTTTAGGATGTATAGCGCTTTTACGCTACTTAGAGAGTTTGCAGGAGAGTTTCTCGCTTGGAGGGATGATTCTGGTCTCGCCTTTTGATAAACCCCTTGAAATCTTTCCTCATCTTAATGACTTTGTTGATGTTACACCTAATTATGCAAAGATAACTCGCAGTGTCTTGCAAAAATATACAGTTTTCTCCGATAATGACATGTACATACCTGCGTCCATCAGTAAAAATGTAGGTATTAATCTCGATAGCGCACTCTATGAAATCCCTCGAGGAGGGCATTTCTTAGGCATTGAAGGATTCGAGACATTTCCTGAACTGTACGAGATTTTTAGACAAATGATGAACAAGTCTGTTTAAGGAATTTCTATAAAAAACCAATCACAATTGGCAATAAAACAGCCGTAAAGACACCGACCAAACCCATCGCTAAAGCAGCGAATGCGGCTGCATTTTCACTGATTTCAAGAGAACGAGCGATGCCAATCGCATGCGAAATAAGTCCGAGTGTAAATCCTTTTGCCGCGTCATGTTTGATTTTTAGAACTTTAAATACAAATGTTCCAAAAAGCGCGCCCAAAAGTCCTGTTAGAACAACAAATCCCATCGCTAATGAAGGAACGGCTCCAATGTCTTGCGCGGTTATGAGCGTAATAGGTGCTGTAACAGACTTTGTTGTCATAGAGAGCATCGTGATTTTTGAAGCGTCAAAAAGCCATAAGATCCCAACAGCACTAAGAATTGTAAATGTTCCACCCGCAAAAAGCGTAACGGTAATAGGAAGAAAATAAGCACGAATCAACTTGAGATTTTTATACAGAGGAAGTGCTAGTGCTACTGTAGCAGGTCCTAGAAAAAAGTGCAAAATAGAGACTGACTCAAAATACTGTTTGTACGGGATTTTTGCAAGAATGAGAATAGGCAACATAATAAGATATGCGATCACAATAGGCTGCAGCAAAGAGTGCTTGCCACTTTTTTCATAAACGAGGATGCCTATTTTATAAGCACTAATGGTGATAATAATCCACGTTAATGGGGTACTTGTTACATATGCTATCAGTGCGTCAGTATTCATTCTCTCTCCTTTCTTGAAATTAAAACATCGATGAGTTTTGCACTAAAAGCAAGGGCTATAAATGTTCCAACAACTAATGAAGTAAGTATGGCAACAAGTTCATTGGTAATCGTATCAACTTGTGTGATGATGCCTGCGGCGGCTGGAATGATGAAAAGCGGTAAATAGCGCAATAACCAAAAAACAGAGGTGTCGAGTGCATGAAAACTACCTTTTCGAACAATCAAAAAGAGTAAAAGTAAGACCATCCCGATGATAGCGCCAGGGACTTTTAGCTCAAAAAGTTTTGTAATGCACTCTCCCACAAATTGGAAAAGTAAAAGGGTCAATATACCGTGTAACATCTAGATTCCTCATAACAAAATTGCAGAATGATTATACAAAATTTAGTTGCGATGCGTTTTATAGTGATGAATTAATTTTTCTGGTGAAATACCTATGGCGTAGAGTAAGCTTAAAACACGGTTGCGAAGTGTCGTGTAAAAAATGCCTTCTTTATGCCATCTTCGTGCCGAAGTGAGAACTTTTGGTTTTAATAAAGCAACTTTTTCACGATGATGTTTGATGCGCTTCATCATCTCTACATCTTCCATTAAAGGGATGTTTTTATAGCCACGAAGCGTTTTGAAAAAAGAAGTTTGAAAAAAATGTGCTTGGTCACCATACGGAATATGAGTAATTGATGTGCGAAGATTTGCCATGATCTCAATGCATCGAAGAAAAAGATGCGTGTCATCAATAGCCAGTGAAAAGGCTCCTGCTTTATGTTTTTCTAACGCCTGTATTATCCATCGATCCCAATGATACGGAAGGCGTGTGTCAGCATGCAAAAAAAGCAGTACTTCTCCTGATGCTCTTAGCGCTCCTTCATTCATTTGGTTGGCTCTGCCTTTTTTTGCGTAAGTAAGGTGTACATTTTCAAGTTTCAAACGGTGTACTGTCGTGATCGCATGCGTATCTACTACAATGATTTCATAATTTTGGGCGTATGCCATAGTTCTTAAATGCGCTATAGTATGCAACAAGGTCTCATCTTCATGGTACACAGGAATCACCACACTAATGTGAGGTTGTTTCTCTAGTGCTTGTTTGGCAAAATCATACAAAGGAGTGTGAGACGCTGTGCTTAAGTACGCACGAAGATCTTCTAGCGTATCGATATCACGAAGTAGAGCGCCTTGCGCTACATGGAGATGTGAAAGTTTGAAAAGAGTGTTGGCATACACATCTTTTTGGCTATACATGATCCCCTCAAATGCAGCTTTGCAAAAAGTCTCCTTTTTGAAGCCGATAAGATAGTATCCGCCATCGTGTGTTGGACTTAGGATGGCATCGTTTTGAAGAAGCAAACTAAAGGCTTCTGTAATAATACCTTCATCGATTTCTGGAATATCAGAGCCTATAAGGATAGCGTTTGTATACCCTTGTTCAAATACTGTTTTGAAGGCATTTTGCATACGCTTACCCAATCCATCACCTGTTTGATAAAAAAGCGTTTTTCCTTCCACGTAAGAGGGCAAAGCAGTCTTTTCTTCATCATCATAAGCAATGATGACATCACAGTTTTGGGGCATTGTAAGATTTAAAAGCTGTTCGCACATCAAACGGTAGAATGTGGTCGCCGCTTGAACACCAATGCTGTTTGCAAGGCGTGTTTTGACACGACCAGGCAAGGGTGCTTTCATAAAAACAATCAGTGCATTTTGTCGCATAAATGCTTCTCAACAAGGCTTATAAAATCTTCTAAACTTTTCATCTCGAAAAAGCGTTCAATCATCTCAATGCTTAGTTGTTCACAGACTTTGTAGGCTTTTTCTTTTGCTTCCAATGTGGCTATGGCTTCAAGTGGTTTAGCCTTTGCGGGTACAACCAAGCGGCGCGAAAGCTCTGCACCGCAAAAACCAACACTTTGTTGCAAAATGTGCTCAGGTACAATCGCGATACCTTTTTCAAAAGCTTTCCAGAGTGAGCGGACAATAGGCTGAAACTGAATGGGCTTGCTCTCAAAACAGTTATAAATTTCACCAAAAAGAATGTGTGCCAGCAGAGTTCCTATGTCAAATCCTAAAGGGGCGAAAAGGGAAAATTCTGCATCAATAATAGCGAGGCTTTCATTCTTAATCATCACGGAGCCTGTGTGCAAATCACCATGAATTAAACACTCTTTCTCTTCTTGGAAGAGCTTAAGAAGGTGTGCGATATTTTGCATAAAGTGTGTACTTTTAGCTTTAGGTGTAAAGTACGAAGGACACAGCAGGGCAGGGTGATTTTCAATATAAGGAAAAATGAAAATATACTCTTCACTAATACGTTTCAATGTAGCATTTTCATAGTAGTGTATCTCGTGTTTTGGCGGTGGTGTTTTGGTGTAGAGTGTCGCTAGAAATGTACCAAGTTTGGCGTAAAGTGAAAGCGAAATAAACTGCGACAACTGTGCACTTTGCAAAAGTTTATAGCTGCTAAGATCTTCCATCGCAAAACAAAATGCCTCTTCATCACAATGATAAATCTCAGGAATCAATGAAGGTGCGATATTTTTAAAATAAGAGAGTGTATGCATTTCCACACAAATACGCTCTTGTGGTAGAGGAAAATCTTCACCAAGTAGCCTAAGATAGGGCGCAGCGTATTTGAGAATCAATGAAGTTCCGCTGTCATCACTAATACGAAAGATAAAGTTTAAGTTACCATCTCCTATCTCTTCTACATGGAGGGTTTCGTTTTTAAAAAAAGCTTTTAAATGAGTTGTCTTGTCGATATAGCGAATAATGTCGTTTTTCGTTTTCACGCGCAAAATCCTTTTTTGAAAAAGCACTATTATAGCAGAACAAGTCAAGAAACATTGACCACAATTAACCTTTTTCTAAGTCTCAAAAGCTTATCATACATTTAACTCATGTAATGGCTTAAGGATTAAGCATACATCAAAACGACATGACACTGCTCTTTTGATACCCCTTTATACTCTTACATGTAGAATTTCCCTTAGGAGACTCGATGAAACTTTTTTCATTGTTAACAGTACCCATTGTGGCATTATTGCTCATTGGATGTGGTGGGAGTGTAAAACCAAATCCCAAATACAACTACATTACAGCAGATGAAACAGCGAAGTTGATACGCGAAAATGCAACGTCTATTGTGCTTGTAGATATCCAAGAAAAAGGTGATTTTGAAGAAGAACACTTAAAAGGTGCTCAGCCAACCTATGCATACCCTGTCAAAACCGATGCTGAAAAAGCACGTTTAGCAGAGCTTATTCCAAATATCAAACCGGATCAAAAAGTCATTATTATCTGTCCAAAAGGCGGTGGAGGGGCTGATAGAGCGTATGATTTTTACCTTGAAAAAGGGCTCAAAAAAGAGCAACTTTTTACGCTTAAAGGTGGTCAGTATGAGTGGCCAAGAGACCGCATCAAAGATGTCTTAGCAAAATAAAATCACATTAAAAAGGAAACAGATGAAACTCTCTAAAGTATTGGGCGCGTTAGCAGTTGCTACGCTTTTTAAAGGTGCGCTTGTCGCTGGAATTTTTAGCAATTACAATTACATTTCTCCAGAAGAAACGGCAGAACTTGTACGCAATAACCCTTCTAAAGTGGTAATTGTGGACATTCAAGAAAAACCAGGTTTTGAGAAAGAACATCTTAAAGGTGCACAGGCAACGTATGCGTATCCTGTGAAAACGGAAGATGAAAAAGGGCGTTTAGAAGCACTTTTACCAACATTTAAACCTGATCAGAAAATTGTTATTGTTTGCCCAAGAGGCGGTGGAGGAGCGGATCGTGCGTATGATTTTTACCTCTCTAAAGGTGTGAAAAAAGAGCAACTCTTTACATTGACAAAAGGTCAAGAAGGTTGGCCACGTGAGAAAATCACAGACGTGCTTGAAAAATAATGTTCAAACCTTCTAAAATCGCGATACTGCTCTTTAGCGGTGTCGCCCTTACCCTTATCTTCATCTGTCCACAAAGCAGGAACTACTTTTTTGAGTTAGTGGGACTGTTTCAAAGTCTAGATATCGATAAAATCAAAGAGTATATTCTCTCTTTTGGTATATTAGCGCCACTCATTTCATTTTTATTGATGGTCTTTCAAGCTATTTTAGCGCCATTGCCTGCATTTCTCATTACATTTGCCAATGCCACGCTCTTTGGATGGGTCTATGGAGCAGCTCTTTCATGGGCAAGTGCTATGGTTGGAGCACTCCTGTGTTTTTATATCGCTCAGTTTTTAGGACGCGATGTGGTGGAGAAGCTCACGAGTAAAATGGCACTAGAGAGTGTGGATGCTTTTTTTGAAAGACATGGTGTGTATGCGATTTTAATCGCACGATTGCTTCCATTTATCTCTTTTGATGTGGTGAGTTATGCTGCTGGACTTACCTCGATGAAACTTCGTTCATTTTTGGTGGCTACTGGCATTGGACAACTACCTGCAACGCTGGTGTACTCCTATGTGGGAGGGATGCTCACAGGCGATGCAAAAACGGCAGTGTATGGACTTTTAATTCTCTTTTCTGTCACTATTTTGATTTATCTCATCAAGCGGGTCTATCGTGGACGCTAACATCAAAATGTATGAAAGCGAGTGTGTGGACTGCAGGAGTTGTATGAAGGGCTGTCCGATGCTCTATAACTTTACGATTTCGCCTAAAACTTTATTGACAAAATTTACGACAGAACACCCCTCTGCCCACATGGCGTTTGCGTGTACAAACTGTGGGTTATGTGCGCATCTGTGCCCTAAAGATATTGATTTTGGAGGGATGTTTACTGCTTCAAAACAAAATTATGCCGAAGATAAAAATGTGTTGAAAAAGTATGGCTATGGTGGAGTGATCTTTCACCAAAAAAGTAGTTTTTCAAAACTTTTTTCTACTACAAAAAAGTTTACCAAAGGAGAGTACACCCATATGGCATTTATGCCAGGATGTGCACTTAGCTCGTACTCTCCGAGCCTTGTTCATACAGTATTTAATTATTTACAGTCCAAATGC includes the following:
- a CDS encoding phosphotransferase; this translates as MKTKNDIIRYIDKTTHLKAFFKNETLHVEEIGDGNLNFIFRISDDSGTSLILKYAAPYLRLLGEDFPLPQERICVEMHTLSYFKNIAPSLIPEIYHCDEEAFCFAMEDLSSYKLLQSAQLSQFISLSLYAKLGTFLATLYTKTPPPKHEIHYYENATLKRISEEYIFIFPYIENHPALLCPSYFTPKAKSTHFMQNIAHLLKLFQEEKECLIHGDLHTGSVMIKNESLAIIDAEFSLFAPLGFDIGTLLAHILFGEIYNCFESKPIQFQPIVRSLWKAFEKGIAIVPEHILQQSVGFCGAELSRRLVVPAKAKPLEAIATLEAKEKAYKVCEQLSIEMIERFFEMKSLEDFISLVEKHLCDKMH
- a CDS encoding type IV pili methyl-accepting chemotaxis transducer N-terminal domain-containing protein, translated to MKPTAISAKMRLAGGLLSFVIIFIISLTVMMNQMSKKDSYIINIAGKQRMLSQKMSKEVFFIVHRHTNDFRELNTAVNLFENSLKDLLYGNDAKGIYAPQNERIKSKLEEVMSLWLPFREEIEALKSGIEAVRPDMEVLTPRIEKLLVLSDNVVQRMVAANLSNVHIDLSGRQRMLSQRMGLYVNRYLRTSNAQDLLVFADAKALYNKTIKSFLDDPAVKSSPEVYAIVKETNAYWEEYILYLDHIMKEESEINKHLAFVYEKNVQLLNAMDEAVWLYTDHSEAKNDMFLKFQYIALLVGLIIIVYAFVMTKEIIEHLEGFVQKAKELAHGDISSFSAKPVTLSENSEDELKEASTHISLFVQKVNLAMKDSEDALKKAENAVSQLQQLALEVEDVIEDMGIDENEKKTFDRNVNATEDIAIQSAENLIHVNRMLQKLKKSLNSMVESNQLEEKKGE
- a CDS encoding TIGR04283 family arsenosugar biosynthesis glycosyltransferase, whose translation is MRQNALIVFMKAPLPGRVKTRLANSIGVQAATTFYRLMCEQLLNLTMPQNCDVIIAYDDEEKTALPSYVEGKTLFYQTGDGLGKRMQNAFKTVFEQGYTNAILIGSDIPEIDEGIITEAFSLLLQNDAILSPTHDGGYYLIGFKKETFCKAAFEGIMYSQKDVYANTLFKLSHLHVAQGALLRDIDTLEDLRAYLSTASHTPLYDFAKQALEKQPHISVVIPVYHEDETLLHTIAHLRTMAYAQNYEIIVVDTHAITTVHRLKLENVHLTYAKKGRANQMNEGALRASGEVLLFLHADTRLPYHWDRWIIQALEKHKAGAFSLAIDDTHLFLRCIEIMANLRTSITHIPYGDQAHFFQTSFFKTLRGYKNIPLMEDVEMMKRIKHHREKVALLKPKVLTSARRWHKEGIFYTTLRNRVLSLLYAIGISPEKLIHHYKTHRN
- a CDS encoding rhodanese-like domain-containing protein, with the translated sequence MKLSKVLGALAVATLFKGALVAGIFSNYNYISPEETAELVRNNPSKVVIVDIQEKPGFEKEHLKGAQATYAYPVKTEDEKGRLEALLPTFKPDQKIVIVCPRGGGGADRAYDFYLSKGVKKEQLFTLTKGQEGWPREKITDVLEK
- a CDS encoding TVP38/TMEM64 family protein; this encodes MFKPSKIAILLFSGVALTLIFICPQSRNYFFELVGLFQSLDIDKIKEYILSFGILAPLISFLLMVFQAILAPLPAFLITFANATLFGWVYGAALSWASAMVGALLCFYIAQFLGRDVVEKLTSKMALESVDAFFERHGVYAILIARLLPFISFDVVSYAAGLTSMKLRSFLVATGIGQLPATLVYSYVGGMLTGDAKTAVYGLLILFSVTILIYLIKRVYRGR
- a CDS encoding Crp/Fnr family transcriptional regulator, whose product is MANDPLTLVSSLPLFDSLQREDIEKIASFCSVRHHKAGDVLFYEKDTKDAIYYIIQGSVKFYKVDRFDNEIFLYKLYSNSLIFNVSKLIDSFFISCYANAEFLEDSTILCIQSQPFREMIYANHRLMTKILEESFKMIQQMQCIISRDVVFDGTAKVAHMLVNELDTFNKLKKHEIAYMLHIQPETLSRILNKLTRNGTIEIEKNSVVILNIQELKDIYE
- a CDS encoding rhodanese-like domain-containing protein, coding for MKLFSLLTVPIVALLLIGCGGSVKPNPKYNYITADETAKLIRENATSIVLVDIQEKGDFEEEHLKGAQPTYAYPVKTDAEKARLAELIPNIKPDQKVIIICPKGGGGADRAYDFYLEKGLKKEQLFTLKGGQYEWPRDRIKDVLAK
- a CDS encoding alpha/beta hydrolase, with translation MKKVYIIHGYYASPHEHWFPWFVEKVQAGYGINIEVLRMPTPESPHVDAWLEKLHSKIGTPNNQTFIIAHSLGCIALLRYLESLQESFSLGGMILVSPFDKPLEIFPHLNDFVDVTPNYAKITRSVLQKYTVFSDNDMYIPASISKNVGINLDSALYEIPRGGHFLGIEGFETFPELYEIFRQMMNKSV
- a CDS encoding LrgB family protein, producing the protein MNTDALIAYVTSTPLTWIIITISAYKIGILVYEKSGKHSLLQPIVIAYLIMLPILILAKIPYKQYFESVSILHFFLGPATVALALPLYKNLKLIRAYFLPITVTLFAGGTFTILSAVGILWLFDASKITMLSMTTKSVTAPITLITAQDIGAVPSLAMGFVVLTGLLGALFGTFVFKVLKIKHDAAKGFTLGLISHAIGIARSLEISENAAAFAALAMGLVGVFTAVLLPIVIGFL
- a CDS encoding CidA/LrgA family protein; protein product: MLHGILTLLLFQFVGECITKLFELKVPGAIIGMVLLLLFLIVRKGSFHALDTSVFWLLRYLPLFIIPAAAGIITQVDTITNELVAILTSLVVGTFIALAFSAKLIDVLISRKERE